The following coding sequences are from one Lujinxingia vulgaris window:
- a CDS encoding copper resistance system multicopper oxidase: MKDDDAPHNPGSGLTRRRFLLTGATALAGLTLSPKLLASEGDLEPAGDFGELDATAPGGIDLYIERKTLRIDGLPGRAITINGSVPGPTIRMTEGEEAVIRVHNRMREATSIHWHGILLPFDMDGVPGISFAGIAPGETFTYRFRLRQNGTYWYHSHSGLQEQMGHYGQLIVEPRDEDPVDYDVEHTLVLSDWTFEDPTTVYKKLKSFEGYYNFQRPTLANLRQQADATDQGLGEAIGSRLQWNRMRMDSTDIADVTGATYSYLLNGRTARENPTFIAGPGERVRLRLTNASAMTYFDVRIPGLAMTVVQADGQNVEPVEVDELRIAVAETYDVIVTLPDARAYTIFAETMDRSGYARGTLAPQQGMSAPIPERRTRPLLTMADMGMMHGDMESMEGMEGMDHGGDHSAHGGDEASDSKDKIRYPPHDEHNVSSVAHRHALPVTDLPMSVPHGPDDHGAGSITMAENAYRQLDDPGVGLGDDGRRVLTYSQLRILETPPDRRPPTREINLHLTGNMHNYIWGFNGKKWSESEMLRFKYGERLRINFINDTMMNHPMHLHGMWMDLYAGHDYGKNPRKHTVNVQPAELLTVDISVDAPGQWAFHCHLLYHMKAGMFRTVAVVRDLKGEPIYADR; encoded by the coding sequence GCGCCACCGCGCTGGCCGGCCTCACGCTCTCGCCAAAACTCCTGGCGAGCGAAGGGGACCTTGAGCCCGCCGGCGACTTCGGTGAGCTCGACGCCACCGCGCCCGGCGGCATCGACCTGTACATCGAGCGAAAAACCCTGCGCATCGACGGACTTCCGGGGCGAGCGATTACGATCAATGGGTCGGTGCCCGGCCCGACGATCCGTATGACGGAGGGCGAAGAAGCCGTGATCCGCGTGCATAACCGCATGCGGGAGGCGACCTCGATTCACTGGCACGGCATCCTCCTGCCCTTTGATATGGACGGTGTGCCGGGCATCAGCTTTGCGGGCATCGCGCCGGGCGAAACGTTTACCTACCGCTTTCGTCTGCGCCAGAACGGCACCTACTGGTACCACAGCCACAGCGGGCTTCAGGAACAGATGGGGCATTACGGGCAGCTCATCGTCGAGCCGCGGGACGAAGATCCCGTCGACTACGACGTGGAGCACACCCTGGTGCTCTCGGACTGGACCTTTGAAGACCCGACCACCGTCTACAAAAAACTCAAGAGCTTTGAGGGGTATTATAACTTCCAGCGGCCCACGCTCGCGAACCTTCGGCAGCAGGCCGACGCGACGGATCAAGGGCTGGGTGAGGCCATTGGCAGCCGGCTTCAGTGGAACCGGATGCGCATGGATTCTACGGATATCGCGGATGTCACCGGCGCGACGTACAGCTATCTGCTGAACGGGCGCACGGCTCGCGAAAACCCCACCTTCATCGCCGGGCCTGGCGAGCGGGTGCGCCTGCGTCTGACCAACGCCTCGGCCATGACTTATTTCGACGTGCGCATCCCCGGCCTGGCCATGACCGTGGTGCAGGCCGACGGGCAGAACGTGGAGCCGGTGGAGGTCGACGAACTGCGCATCGCGGTGGCGGAGACCTACGACGTCATCGTGACTCTGCCCGACGCCCGCGCCTACACCATCTTTGCTGAGACTATGGACCGAAGCGGCTACGCGCGCGGCACCCTCGCTCCGCAACAGGGCATGTCCGCCCCGATTCCCGAACGCCGCACTCGCCCCCTCCTCACCATGGCGGACATGGGCATGATGCATGGCGATATGGAGAGCATGGAGGGAATGGAAGGCATGGACCACGGGGGAGATCACAGCGCCCACGGCGGAGATGAAGCCAGCGACTCGAAGGACAAGATTCGCTATCCGCCACACGACGAACACAACGTCTCGTCAGTGGCGCATCGCCACGCGCTCCCCGTCACCGACCTGCCGATGAGCGTGCCGCATGGTCCCGACGACCACGGGGCGGGCAGCATTACCATGGCCGAGAACGCCTACCGCCAGCTCGACGATCCCGGTGTGGGCCTGGGCGACGACGGGCGCCGCGTGCTCACGTACAGCCAGCTCCGCATCCTGGAGACGCCCCCCGACCGCCGGCCCCCGACCCGGGAGATCAACCTGCATCTCACCGGCAATATGCATAACTACATCTGGGGATTTAACGGCAAAAAGTGGTCTGAATCCGAGATGTTACGCTTTAAATACGGGGAGCGACTGCGCATCAACTTCATCAACGACACGATGATGAATCACCCCATGCACCTGCACGGCATGTGGATGGATCTTTACGCTGGCCATGACTACGGAAAGAACCCGCGCAAACACACCGTCAACGTGCAGCCGGCGGAGCTTTTAACCGTCGACATCAGCGTCGATGCGCCCGGGCAGTGGGCCTTTCATTGCCATCTTCTCTACCACATGAAAGCCGGCATGTTCCGCACCGTCGCCGTGGTGCGCGACCTCAAAGGGGAGCCCATCTATGCCGACCGTTAA
- a CDS encoding copper resistance protein B produces MPTVKHYARALGLALSLLLLTDSPAWSQEGHEHHEMEEERDDAPEPEESPESPAEEAEEDPDDVESYQGEEPALPEGMTLDEVLESAEQPPPEDFPDAMHDDAIRAFLLFDQLEYRYDLGDAPDQIGTEISGYVGGDYNRLWLKGEGETSWQGPVGLEGESEIDVLYGRLISPFWTVQIGAQYTNTWAENAYEDIWSGALALQGLAPGMFEVDASLYLTENLNLLADLEAEYDLRITQRLVLQPRAELNFAAQDIPERGIGIGLSQALVDLRLRYEFLREVAPYIGLRYQGLIGATADFAEASGEGASRFFILGGVRFALY; encoded by the coding sequence ATGCCGACCGTTAAACACTACGCCCGGGCGCTGGGACTTGCCCTCTCTCTGCTGCTCCTCACCGACTCGCCGGCCTGGAGCCAGGAAGGCCACGAGCACCACGAGATGGAGGAGGAGCGCGACGACGCCCCCGAGCCCGAAGAGTCGCCAGAATCTCCGGCCGAAGAGGCCGAAGAGGATCCCGATGATGTCGAGAGCTACCAGGGCGAAGAACCCGCGCTCCCCGAAGGCATGACCCTCGACGAGGTGCTGGAGAGCGCCGAGCAGCCGCCGCCGGAGGACTTCCCCGACGCGATGCACGACGATGCGATCCGCGCCTTTCTGCTCTTTGACCAGCTCGAATACCGCTACGACCTCGGAGACGCCCCGGACCAGATCGGCACCGAAATCTCGGGCTACGTCGGCGGCGATTACAACCGCCTCTGGCTCAAAGGTGAGGGCGAAACGAGCTGGCAGGGCCCGGTGGGTCTGGAGGGCGAATCGGAGATCGATGTGCTCTACGGCCGGCTGATCTCGCCATTCTGGACCGTCCAGATCGGCGCCCAATACACCAACACGTGGGCCGAGAATGCTTACGAGGACATCTGGTCCGGCGCCCTGGCCCTGCAGGGCCTGGCGCCGGGCATGTTTGAAGTCGACGCCTCGCTCTACCTGACCGAAAACCTCAACCTTCTTGCCGATCTGGAGGCGGAGTACGACCTGCGCATCACCCAACGCCTGGTGCTCCAGCCCCGCGCCGAGCTGAACTTTGCGGCGCAGGACATCCCCGAGCGCGGTATTGGTATTGGGCTGAGCCAGGCCCTCGTGGATCTGCGCCTGCGCTACGAGTTTTTAAGGGAGGTCGCCCCCTACATCGGCCTTCGCTACCAGGGGCTCATCGGCGCCACGGCGGATTTTGCCGAGGCTTCCGGCGAAGGCGCCAGCCGTTTTTTCATTCTGGGCGGTGTGCGCTTTGCGCTCTATTGA
- a CDS encoding DUF302 domain-containing protein, which yields MSSFGNPDYGITATLKGVSYGDAIERTEKALKDEGFGVLTRIDIKDTLRKKLDVDHKNYVILGACNPPLAHQALQAEAGIGLLLPCNVVVTEDDEGNAIVSALDPVKMFSLIDRDDVQPIAEDVKARMERVIAALGKG from the coding sequence ATGAGCAGCTTTGGAAACCCGGACTACGGCATCACCGCAACCCTTAAGGGCGTGAGCTACGGCGACGCGATCGAGCGCACCGAAAAAGCGCTTAAGGACGAGGGCTTTGGGGTGCTGACGCGCATCGATATCAAAGACACGTTGCGTAAGAAGCTGGACGTCGATCACAAAAACTACGTGATTCTGGGGGCTTGCAACCCGCCGCTGGCCCACCAGGCGCTGCAGGCCGAGGCAGGTATCGGGCTACTGCTGCCCTGCAATGTGGTGGTGACCGAGGATGATGAGGGCAACGCCATCGTCTCGGCACTCGACCCGGTGAAGATGTTTTCGCTCATCGATCGCGACGATGTGCAGCCGATTGCCGAGGACGTAAAAGCGCGGATGGAGCGGGTGATCGCGGCGCTCGGCAAGGGCTGA